The following proteins are co-located in the bacterium genome:
- a CDS encoding rubrerythrin family protein, with translation MKPLKGTKTHDNLKAAFAGESQANRRYLYFARRADIEGYPEVGGLFRDTSEAETGHAFGHMDFLAQVGDPCTGVPIGDTEKNLKSAVEGETYEYTQMYPGFAKTARDEGFDEIAEWFETLARAEKSHAGRFSSGLGNLKL, from the coding sequence ATGAAGCCCCTGAAAGGCACCAAGACCCACGACAACCTCAAGGCCGCGTTCGCCGGCGAGTCGCAGGCAAATCGGCGCTATCTGTATTTCGCCCGCCGGGCGGACATCGAGGGATACCCCGAGGTTGGCGGACTGTTCCGCGACACCTCGGAGGCGGAGACCGGGCACGCCTTCGGTCACATGGATTTCCTGGCCCAGGTGGGCGATCCCTGCACCGGCGTCCCCATCGGCGACACGGAGAAGAACCTCAAGTCGGCCGTCGAGGGCGAGACCTACGAGTACACGCAGATGTACCCTGGCTTCGCCAAGACGGCGCGTGACGAAGGCTTCGACGAGATCGCGGAGTGGTTCGAGACCCTGGCCCGGGCCGAGAAGTCGCATGCCGGCCGCTTCTCGAGCGGGCTCGGCAATCTGAAGCTGTAG
- a CDS encoding DUF3501 family protein: MHPSIRPVTLDDVVGLERYEAIRDEVRRRVIALKKARRVAVGPELTFVFENHDTVYFQIQEMLRAERITDLDAVRAELAVYNALLPAPGELSATLLIEITDQQDVAARLLQFLGIDECVALMIGDRRVPGEFEAGRSREDKLSAVQYVRFALPPAARAAFADPSEPVRLVVDHPRYRYEAAIAGAVRASLAADLQGAA; this comes from the coding sequence ATGCACCCCTCCATTCGTCCGGTCACGCTCGACGACGTCGTCGGGTTGGAGCGCTACGAAGCGATCCGCGACGAGGTGCGGCGGCGGGTGATCGCGCTCAAGAAGGCCCGCCGCGTCGCGGTCGGCCCCGAGCTCACCTTCGTCTTCGAGAACCACGACACCGTCTATTTCCAGATCCAGGAGATGCTGCGCGCCGAGCGGATCACCGATCTCGACGCCGTGCGCGCCGAGCTGGCGGTGTACAATGCGCTGCTCCCGGCCCCCGGGGAGCTGAGCGCGACGCTGCTGATCGAGATCACCGACCAGCAAGACGTCGCCGCGCGCCTGCTGCAATTTCTCGGCATCGACGAATGCGTGGCGCTGATGATCGGCGACCGTCGGGTGCCCGGCGAGTTCGAGGCGGGGCGCAGCCGCGAGGACAAGCTGAGCGCCGTCCAGTACGTGCGCTTCGCGCTGCCACCGGCGGCGCGGGCGGCGTTCGCCGATCCGTCGGAGCCGGTGCGCCTGGTCGTCGACCATCCGCGCTACCGGTACGAGGCGGCGATTGCCGGCGCGGTGCGCGCCTCGCTCGCCGCCGACCTGCAGGGCGCCGCATGA